A window of the Bacillota bacterium genome harbors these coding sequences:
- a CDS encoding DUF3243 domain-containing protein, producing the protein MAYTDTFGQFKEELAQRVGVAREIGMSQGTIVDQASRIGDWLVREVEPRSPEQRLLKEMWQVSNEAEQRALASSLVKLVGRF; encoded by the coding sequence TTGGCGTACACCGATACCTTCGGCCAGTTCAAGGAGGAGCTCGCACAGCGCGTCGGAGTCGCACGGGAGATCGGCATGAGCCAGGGCACCATCGTCGACCAGGCCAGCCGCATCGGGGACTGGCTGGTGCGTGAGGTGGAGCCCAGGAGCCCCGAGCAGCGGCTGCTCAAGGAGATGTGGCAGGTGAGCAACGAGGCCGAGCAGCGGGCGCTGGCCAGCTCGCTGGTCAAACTGGTCGGGCGCTTCTGA
- a CDS encoding ribonuclease HII: MPDLVREARWWTLGLRRVAGVDEVGRGPLAGPVTAAAVVLPPWVDPGCLQGVDDSKRLSAPARRRLLPRILEVAVAWAVGEASVEEIDRLHIRRATFLAMERAVRALPVRAEAVLVDGPNPPPLGLPEMRVEAVVGGDHLSLSIAAASVVAKVMRDMQMEEWDRLCPGYGWARNKGYGTASHRRAIARLGPSPLHRRSFLGEGEAGRAAS, translated from the coding sequence ATGCCGGACCTGGTTCGTGAGGCACGCTGGTGGACACTGGGCCTCCGGCGGGTGGCAGGTGTGGACGAGGTGGGGCGGGGTCCGCTGGCGGGGCCGGTGACGGCGGCGGCGGTCGTCCTGCCTCCGTGGGTCGATCCCGGGTGCCTGCAGGGCGTCGATGACTCCAAGCGCCTCTCGGCGCCGGCACGCCGCCGCCTCCTGCCCCGGATCCTGGAGGTGGCGGTGGCCTGGGCGGTGGGGGAGGCGTCGGTGGAGGAGATCGACCGGCTGCACATCCGCCGGGCCACCTTCCTGGCCATGGAGCGGGCGGTGCGCGCCCTGCCGGTGCGGGCCGAGGCGGTGCTGGTGGACGGCCCGAACCCTCCCCCGCTGGGCTTGCCCGAGATGCGGGTGGAGGCGGTGGTGGGGGGCGACCACCTCTCGCTCAGCATCGCCGCCGCCTCGGTGGTGGCCAAGGTCATGCGGGACATGCAGATGGAGGAGTGGGACCGGCTCTGTCCCGGTTACGGGTGGGCCCGGAACAAGGGCTACGGCACGGCGTCGCACCGTCGTGCCATCGCCCGCCTCGGACCGAGCCCGCTTCACCGGCGGAGCTTCCTGGGCGAGGGGGAGGCCGGCCGGGCGGCCTCGTAG
- the ylqF gene encoding ribosome biogenesis GTPase YlqF, with protein MPGGNTEGRRGRPGLLRGHMARALRLVRQRLRLVDVVVEVLDARLPRASRYPALAGMVAGRPRLLVLAKADLADPLLTGRWLAALRAAGERAVALDLRQDRDAARLRRELAPLAAARQGLRARRLPRVMVVGLPNTGKSTLLNRLVGRSASRTGAVPGVTRGEQWVRAGGFEILDLPGVLPPTLGNRQVLGLLAVCQLVGPETVPEEEAANLLAGWLAARAPAVLETAYGWQPGQAPLEAVARRRGALLAGGLLDLERAAGVLLADFRHGRLGRLTLEAPEDAGPGS; from the coding sequence ATGCCAGGCGGAAATACGGAAGGTCGAAGGGGCCGGCCCGGTCTCCTGCGCGGCCACATGGCCCGGGCGCTGCGGCTCGTGCGGCAGAGGCTGCGCCTGGTCGACGTCGTCGTCGAGGTTCTGGACGCGCGTCTCCCCCGGGCCAGCCGCTACCCGGCCCTCGCAGGGATGGTGGCGGGCCGTCCCCGGCTCCTGGTGCTGGCCAAGGCGGATCTGGCCGATCCCCTCCTGACGGGTCGGTGGCTCGCCGCGCTGCGGGCCGCGGGCGAACGGGCGGTGGCGCTCGACCTGCGCCAGGACCGCGACGCGGCCCGGCTGCGGCGCGAGCTGGCTCCGCTGGCGGCAGCGCGGCAGGGACTCCGCGCGCGGCGCCTGCCCCGGGTGATGGTGGTCGGCCTGCCCAACACCGGCAAGTCGACGCTGCTCAATCGCCTGGTGGGAAGGAGCGCCAGCCGGACCGGGGCGGTTCCCGGCGTCACCCGGGGGGAGCAATGGGTCCGGGCCGGGGGCTTCGAGATCCTCGACCTGCCGGGCGTGCTTCCGCCCACGCTGGGCAACCGGCAGGTGCTCGGCCTCCTCGCCGTCTGCCAGCTGGTGGGCCCGGAGACGGTGCCCGAGGAGGAGGCCGCGAACCTCCTGGCCGGTTGGCTGGCGGCCCGGGCTCCCGCGGTGCTGGAGACCGCCTATGGCTGGCAGCCGGGGCAGGCTCCGCTGGAGGCGGTCGCCCGGCGGCGCGGCGCGCTCCTGGCCGGCGGGCTGCTGGACCTGGAGCGGGCCGCGGGCGTCCTCCTGGCCGACTTCCGCCACGGCCGCCTGGGCCGGTTGACGTTGGAGGCGCCGGAAGATGCCGGACCTGGTTCGTGA